The Oxalobacter aliiformigenes nucleotide sequence TACATCGAAGACCTCGCGTGCGACCGTCGGTATGTGCAAAACTTCTGTTGCGCCATATAAAGACATGCCTTCTTCAGAACGTGTCAGCAACAGATATTCCAGATCAAGCGACTCGCGCAGATTCTGGGCTTTGACGGTCAGCTCGGATTCGTCCTTCCAGCTGCCGACGACCTGTCGCAATTCGGACTTGTTGGGAGTTAAAATCGTTGCACCGCGATATTTGGAAAAATCTTCTCCCTTGGGATCGATCAGTGTCATTTTGCCTGTCTTTTTCGCACCGGCAATCATGCTGGAGACCTGATCAAGAGCTCCTTTTCCGTAGTCGGACAGTACGATGATGTCATGTGTCTGCAAGAGAGTCTTGTATTTTTGCAGTTTGTCTTCCAGTACATCACGGGTCGGTTTTTTTTCGAAATCAAGTCGCAACAGTTGCTGTTGTCTTCCGATTACCCGTAACTTGACCGTCGTGGAGATTCCGGGAGCCGAATGAAGATAGGGGGTGATGCCTGACTGGGAGAGCAGCTTTTCGACG carries:
- the rfaE1 gene encoding D-glycero-beta-D-manno-heptose-7-phosphate kinase, translated to MNMNSLLKTRILIVGDIMLDRYWFGDVNRISPEAPVPVVLIGKNEERLGGAANVARNVAALGAVCSLLGIVGKDEAGTAVEKLLSQSGITPYLHSAPGISTTVKLRVIGRQQQLLRLDFEKKPTRDVLEDKLQKYKTLLQTHDIIVLSDYGKGALDQVSSMIAGAKKTGKMTLIDPKGEDFSKYRGATILTPNKSELRQVVGSWKDESELTVKAQNLRESLDLEYLLLTRSEEGMSLYGATEVLHIPTVAREVFDVSGAGDTVIATLATMIGNGKPVAEAVRIANRAAGIVVGKLGTATVTSEELFSS